A stretch of DNA from Oryza brachyantha chromosome 4, ObraRS2, whole genome shotgun sequence:
GCTCGTTATCTCTATCAATTTCGGTAGTGAAACGTGAAAATACATGATCGAACGGAGAGAATCCACAGTTTattgttttcactttttttccttttattcttTAAACACGTATATTGAGTAGAAATCCAAAACTAATAACGACACTAAGCATGATATTTGTCGATAAGATTTAGCCGTAGCAGCTTAGGGCACGTTTGTTTTCATGTGACTTTTTTACGTAACTAtcgcatcaaatatttagacactaattacaagtattaaatatagactattaataaaactcacatCAGTCTAGGATTAACGAATGTAatactacagtaaatatttgctaattgggacttaattagacttaaaaaatttgtctaatgaaatagcatttatttatgtaattagttttgttatcagtcttatttaatactcctaattaacatctaAATATCCGATGTAACGAGTGCTGAAAAAGTCGCTGGATCCTAGTACTGCTATGATGCGCCGGATGCATGTCACATATGCAACAGAAAACAGCATCAGAGTAACAGACTCCAACAAGACTACGCATGTTCCAGAAGGTTGCACGAGTAAACGCAAACtcgggggaaaaaaaaagaactttaggTTCAACTGCTTGCTCAAATAAGGCGTCTAATACAAATGTAAACAGCTTGAGACAAAGCTTCTACATAACATAGTTACTGTAAATACTGCCGCTCCAGCTGATAATTCTTATCATGCAAAAGAAGCTCAGAATAAAATCAGTTACATTGGGTAAACTGATGAATCTCTGGTTCTCTTCACTCTCCGGGTGCAGAAACTCCCTGCTTCAGCTTTTCCCTCTTCAGCTTCTTCTTGGAGACCGGCTTCTTCTTCCGAGGAGGAAGCGTCTTCTGAGCATACATGTAGAGAGCATAGTTTCCAACAAAGAAAAGAAGCAGGAGTGTTGCAACCACAAGCAGGACTATCGTTCCAGGGTTGAGGCCCTTGTTGACCTCCTCGATGATTACATTGTTCTGAAGAACAGAAAATAAACCATCAAAAACTGCCCTAAaggatatgaaaatataatcgCAATTTTGGTGCATGGAGCTTGAGGGACAAATTAGGTAACCCTTCAATCTTATGTATTGCAAGTCTACTATGAACAAATAAGAACTTAGATTTTCAGTCACGTGGGAAGCCCAAAAGCTAACTTCACAGATTGACATGTCTAACTACATTGAGTGAGCTTGTCAGTGAATTGTTTTCACTATGTTATCTATTCAATTCCACTACAGATCTGTCACCAGCATTCATACAGTTTTATCGCTGCATATACATTATTGAAACTGACAATTCATACATTTACATGGTTTCTGCACTAGCAACTAGCCTATAGAATCATATCTATAGGATTCCAAAAATTAGGTGTCTGGGGACAGCCAAAATGGAATGTCTGTAAATGGTCTGCGTATAGCCATATAGTTACCATTTAGAAAAAGATATAACCATTAGCTGATACTCCTACAATAGAACAACAGGGCACCAGTGCAAGAACCACTGAAAGCATTCAAAAGCAAGAACTTATACATTTAATCTAAGAGACAATCATGCCAACATTCAGTTTCAGTGGATTCGCATTACAGAAATTGGAAAATACTCAAAATGAGAGGAAAAGATTGTGgtcttaattatttcttgagcAAAACTATACTCACTAATCCAAAGGTTCATGAATGACATgagtcaaaattaaattaagcaaCAATAAAATGATCACGTTTGTATCACCAATAAAATAGCAATTCCGCAGACTGGTAAGTTTAAAATTCTCTAGTGATGTCAATTCTTAAAACATGCTATATAGCTAGATACAATAACCTAGCCACAATCAGGTAGATAAAGTCATCATTCAGCTAGGGgatattttcttgtttggtTCATGTGGCTCTAACTTTGGTTTCATGTCTAGTCTATCCCCAATTCGGTTTGGTTTCATGTCTAGTCTATCCCCAATTTGCTTGGGGTTCACATCCTCTAACATCGTCTACCAATATGGTAGTGACAATATGACTATAATGATATTACCATAATGGTAGAGGATCCACACGTATTTGTGCTTGGGACTAGATGCTGCTGTTGGTAGGACATTATTACAAAAATGAAGAGGACATCGAGCAACCATAAAATTTACCGAGATGTAACAGAATGTATGACCATGCAAAACCTACATCACAAATTCTACAGATCTCACTGTCCACGCATAAAATTTCCAGGAAGTGCTACACAAGTCCGGTGTGGCGGCCGTTACGGCTAATCACCGGAACAAGCTCGCCGCCATGTGAGTACCTGCAGTTACCTACCAGCGATTTCGTACGATTTGTTCGCtaaaaactgattttttttcccaacgATTGAACAAGCCACGCATCAAGAAAAAAGAGACGACGAGGGGGAAAGATTTTCGCTTGGGTTCCCCAGATCTAATTCCCCATCCACCATAAAAACGCGTCGAGATCCGGTCAAAGCCACCAAAAGATTGAATCTTTCGCACCCGAACGGGGAAAAGGAAAATCACAACCAGCTCGCAGATCCCTTACCGCTGAGTCCGTGAACTGATCCGCCATAGCGGCGACAAGGATGCCCGGACCAAAAACACCAGCCGCTAATCTCTGTGgatcgagaaaaaaaagattagatCAGGCTTAGCCAAGAGAAGAATTCTCGCAAGGAAGAGGAACCTCGCGAGCCGTGAGGTGAATCCCCCACCAGATCCAGCAGAAGAGATTTGCCGTCCTCACCTCTAACCTCGCCCTcgcgagattttttttcttcacttccCTTCTCCCCTTGGCCTTGGCGACAAGCTCGCGTGATCTGCTGTGTCACGGCCGCTGCTCGTGCTCGTCCTCGTTCGTCAAATCCGTGTCCTCCTGCCCGTCTTTATGAGTTATGAATTTGTCCGAGCTTAACGATTTTCGTCGCCTGTGGGCCCCAC
This window harbors:
- the LOC102721827 gene encoding DNA-binding protein S1FA2; translation: MADQFTDSANNVIIEEVNKGLNPGTIVLLVVATLLLLFFVGNYALYMYAQKTLPPRKKKPVSKKKLKREKLKQGVSAPGE